Proteins from a single region of Weeksella virosa DSM 16922:
- a CDS encoding M15 family metallopeptidase produces MKIKPTIYPYFLGFSLLAITPSCAQKTENQSVIEVDNTQTLDTVNIEQQHFSMDELIGKSKLDLVGKDYQLRPEVAKAFEAMSQEARKAGFRIVVVSSYRNYNYQNGIWERKYKANISKKMKPIDNLNKIIEYSTIPGTSRHHWGTDLDIIDISKGYPKDPLNEKHFNEGGQMHEFKKWLDENAENFGFYLVYTNATDRKGFRYEPWHFSYKAISKPMLAAFKKLDIKTILQNNLLMGSENFSDEFIQKYINENIFDINPSLLP; encoded by the coding sequence ATGAAAATAAAACCTACCATATACCCTTATTTTCTTGGTTTTTCTCTCCTTGCTATCACACCAAGTTGTGCACAAAAAACAGAGAATCAATCTGTAATAGAGGTTGACAATACTCAAACCCTCGATACGGTAAATATAGAGCAACAACATTTTAGTATGGATGAATTAATAGGGAAAAGTAAATTAGATTTGGTAGGAAAAGATTATCAACTACGACCGGAAGTCGCCAAAGCATTCGAAGCCATGAGCCAAGAAGCTCGAAAAGCGGGCTTCAGAATCGTAGTGGTTTCGAGTTATCGGAATTACAATTATCAAAACGGTATTTGGGAGCGAAAATACAAAGCAAATATTAGCAAAAAAATGAAGCCGATTGATAATTTGAATAAAATCATCGAATATTCGACTATTCCTGGAACATCTCGTCATCATTGGGGAACAGATTTGGATATTATCGACATTAGCAAAGGCTACCCAAAAGATCCGCTGAATGAAAAACATTTTAATGAAGGTGGACAAATGCACGAATTCAAAAAATGGCTGGATGAAAATGCAGAAAATTTTGGTTTTTACTTGGTCTACACCAACGCAACAGACCGTAAAGGTTTCCGTTACGAACCTTGGCATTTTTCTTATAAAGCAATCTCGAAACCAATGCTGGCTGCTTTTAAGAAACTAGACATCAAAACTATATTGCAAAATAATCTTTTGATGGGAAGCGAGAATTTTAGCGATGAGTTTATCCAGAAATATATCAACGAGAATATTTTCGATATCAATCCAAGTTTGCTACCCTAA
- the lnt gene encoding apolipoprotein N-acyltransferase: protein MRKYLLYAIAAGLLLALAWPSKGFPLLIFFGFVPLLLAEHRITQRLQYKKKAWSIFGLSFLAFFIWNAIVIWWLHYAQQYDADGNLHDSWVAYLVPVLANSLLMSIVFVLYHLVKTKAGNFYGMIFLPAVWMSFEKFHLNWELSWPWFNIGHAFASYYKWVQWYEYTGVFGGTLWVLIVNLIVFYYYTAYKNKKDKKYFRKLLMYAGLWIGLPIAFSYFMYHNYTEQGEEVEAVVLQPALDPYTEKYQKDRFVIYQELIQLADKVVTPQTRYVVGPETAIPGSGPGFVLDEIEHDPLILQLRDWTKEHPKINVVTGAELMRVYPMKELATETASLYGNTMLYYDAFNSAIQVNAKDELDFYHKSKLVVGVEHFPYIKYLRPILGNIMLNFGGTVKTLGTQPHASVFRNSIDSTVVAPVICYESIYGEYVTDYVKKGADVIFTMTNDSWWDNTDGHRQLLLYGNLRAIENRRSIVRSANSGISGFINQRGDIESFIPYGERGALKGIVKKNEKLTFYSTFGDYLARIGLLVMGIILAYTIAQRLLTGNKRKIFNK, encoded by the coding sequence ATGAGAAAATATCTTCTTTACGCGATTGCTGCCGGATTACTTTTGGCATTGGCTTGGCCTTCTAAGGGATTTCCATTGTTGATTTTTTTTGGTTTTGTACCTTTGTTGTTGGCCGAACATCGGATAACGCAAAGATTACAATATAAGAAGAAAGCTTGGTCGATTTTTGGGTTGAGTTTTTTAGCATTTTTTATATGGAATGCAATTGTTATTTGGTGGTTGCATTATGCTCAACAATACGATGCAGATGGTAATTTGCATGATTCGTGGGTTGCCTATTTGGTACCGGTTTTAGCTAACAGCTTATTGATGAGCATCGTTTTTGTATTGTATCATTTAGTGAAAACAAAGGCGGGGAATTTTTATGGAATGATTTTTTTACCCGCAGTATGGATGTCATTCGAGAAATTTCATCTCAATTGGGAGTTGTCTTGGCCTTGGTTTAATATTGGGCATGCCTTTGCTTCGTATTATAAATGGGTTCAATGGTACGAGTATACAGGAGTTTTTGGTGGAACGCTTTGGGTATTGATTGTCAATCTTATCGTGTTCTATTATTACACAGCTTATAAGAATAAAAAAGATAAAAAATATTTCAGAAAACTGCTAATGTATGCAGGGTTATGGATTGGGCTTCCGATTGCTTTTTCGTATTTTATGTACCACAACTATACAGAACAAGGCGAAGAAGTAGAGGCTGTGGTCTTACAACCTGCTTTGGATCCATATACCGAAAAGTATCAAAAGGATCGTTTTGTTATTTATCAAGAACTGATCCAGTTAGCAGACAAAGTAGTAACCCCACAAACACGTTATGTAGTAGGTCCAGAAACAGCCATTCCGGGTTCGGGGCCAGGTTTTGTGTTGGATGAAATAGAACACGATCCGCTGATTCTACAATTGAGAGATTGGACAAAAGAACATCCGAAAATAAATGTAGTAACAGGTGCAGAATTGATGCGTGTTTATCCGATGAAGGAATTAGCAACAGAAACTGCATCTTTATACGGAAACACGATGCTGTATTACGATGCGTTTAATTCGGCTATTCAAGTAAATGCAAAAGACGAGTTAGACTTTTATCATAAATCGAAATTAGTAGTAGGCGTAGAACATTTCCCGTATATTAAATATCTCCGTCCTATTTTAGGAAATATTATGTTGAATTTTGGTGGGACTGTAAAAACGCTAGGAACGCAGCCCCATGCAAGTGTCTTTAGAAATTCGATCGACTCTACGGTTGTGGCACCTGTTATTTGTTATGAATCTATTTATGGTGAATACGTAACCGATTATGTGAAAAAAGGAGCAGATGTTATCTTTACGATGACCAACGATTCTTGGTGGGATAACACCGATGGACATAGACAATTACTGTTATATGGCAATTTGCGAGCAATCGAAAATAGAAGAAGTATCGTACGTTCTGCCAACTCTGGAATTTCTGGATTTATTAATCAACGTGGTGATATTGAGTCTTTTATCCCGTATGGTGAACGGGGAGCTTTAAAAGGAATCGTAAAAAAGAATGAAAAGTTAACTTTTTATAGTACCTTTGGCGATTATTTAGCACGTATAGGATTATTGGTAATGGGGATTATTTTAGCCTATACCATAGCTCAGAGGCTACTTACAGGAAATAAAAGAAAAATTTTTAATAAATAA
- the rpmB gene encoding 50S ribosomal protein L28: MSKICQITGKRRLVGNKVSHANNKTKRTFEVNLFKKRFYLPEADEWITLRVSANGLKTINKLGVDEAVKRARKEGLIK, translated from the coding sequence ATGTCAAAGATTTGTCAAATTACAGGTAAGAGAAGATTAGTAGGAAATAAAGTTTCTCATGCTAATAATAAAACAAAACGCACTTTTGAAGTGAATTTGTTTAAGAAGAGATTTTATTTGCCAGAAGCAGATGAATGGATAACATTGCGCGTTTCGGCAAATGGTTTGAAAACGATCAACAAATTAGGTGTTGATGAAGCAGTTAAGCGTGCACGTAAAGAAGGTTTAATTAAATAA
- the rpmG gene encoding 50S ribosomal protein L33, with amino-acid sequence MAKKGNRVQVILECTEHKESGMPGMSRYITTKNKKNTPDRIELKKYNPVLKKYTLHKEIK; translated from the coding sequence ATGGCAAAGAAAGGTAATAGAGTACAGGTAATTTTAGAGTGTACAGAGCATAAAGAAAGTGGTATGCCAGGTATGTCTCGCTATATCACTACTAAGAACAAAAAAAATACACCGGATCGTATTGAGTTGAAAAAGTACAACCCAGTGTTGAAAAAATATACTCTTCATAAGGAGATCAAATAA
- a CDS encoding DUF4295 domain-containing protein encodes MAKKTVATLQTGSKKMTKVIKMVKSPKTGAYIFVEKVVAADTTGDFFAK; translated from the coding sequence ATGGCAAAAAAGACGGTAGCAACCCTACAAACAGGGTCTAAAAAAATGACTAAAGTAATCAAAATGGTAAAATCTCCGAAAACAGGAGCTTACATTTTTGTAGAAAAAGTTGTTGCAGCTGATACTACTGGTGATTTCTTCGCTAAGTAA
- the ftsY gene encoding signal recognition particle-docking protein FtsY: MSWFKKILGKESKEKLDEGLEKSKQSLFDKISRTVVGKSKVDDEVLDDLEEVLISSDVGVETTVNIIRRIEERVARDKYVSTSELNKILREEIAGLLAENNIDDTDGFQIPKKDHPFVIMVVGVNGVGKTTTIGKLAAQFKAKGLKVVLGAADTFRAAAVDQLVIWAERADVPIVKQAMGSDPASVAYDTVQSAVAQKADVVLIDTAGRLHNKVNLMNELTKIKRVMQKVIPDAPHEVLLVLDGSTGQNAFEQAKQFTQATEVTSMAVTKLDGTAKGGVVIGISDQFKIPVKYIGVGEGIHDLQAFNKMEFVDSFFKQVK; encoded by the coding sequence ATGAGCTGGTTCAAAAAAATACTTGGTAAAGAAAGTAAAGAAAAACTCGATGAAGGTTTAGAAAAATCTAAACAATCTCTATTCGATAAAATCTCTCGCACAGTCGTAGGTAAATCTAAAGTAGATGATGAGGTTTTAGATGATTTAGAAGAAGTACTAATCTCTTCGGATGTTGGTGTGGAAACCACGGTGAACATTATTCGAAGGATAGAAGAACGCGTTGCTCGTGATAAATATGTTTCAACTTCCGAACTGAATAAAATTCTTAGAGAAGAAATAGCTGGACTTTTAGCAGAAAATAATATAGACGATACAGACGGATTCCAGATTCCTAAAAAAGATCACCCTTTTGTTATTATGGTAGTCGGGGTGAACGGAGTTGGTAAAACGACCACAATCGGGAAATTAGCCGCACAATTCAAAGCCAAAGGATTGAAAGTCGTTTTAGGGGCGGCTGATACGTTTCGTGCTGCAGCTGTTGATCAGTTGGTGATTTGGGCCGAAAGAGCAGATGTACCTATCGTGAAACAAGCAATGGGGTCTGATCCTGCTTCTGTTGCCTACGACACAGTACAATCTGCTGTTGCACAAAAAGCCGATGTGGTGTTGATAGATACTGCAGGACGATTACATAATAAAGTAAATTTGATGAATGAACTGACCAAAATAAAACGCGTAATGCAAAAGGTAATTCCAGATGCACCGCACGAAGTTTTGTTGGTTCTCGATGGATCTACTGGGCAAAATGCTTTTGAGCAGGCCAAACAATTTACCCAAGCTACTGAAGTGACTTCTATGGCTGTGACCAAATTAGACGGTACAGCGAAAGGGGGCGTAGTGATTGGAATTTCTGACCAATTCAAAATCCCTGTAAAGTACATAGGAGTTGGCGAAGGTATTCATGACTTACAAGCCTTTAATAAAATGGAGTTTGTGGATTCGTTCTTCAAACAGGTGAAATAA
- a CDS encoding GLPGLI family protein, whose protein sequence is MIMLKKYSILLFALFTTLVFSQHNQEILVEYEYTFVEDSLNRNNVKSETMQLYILPEQTVFIGKNLYIRDSIHHHRTNNNFVLKNAVNGVIKVDAINQGIPKTDLRYRIIHARGKDNYTIHTTLGPTKFSFDDQMELLEWKLSNEREVFLGYNIQKAEVQAFGRKWEVWYTEDIPLSYGPYKFHGLPGLIVKVQDSERFFSYELKGLKKLNYQPEFHVSEKTYHISKKDYTDFVAKYEANPLESLNFIKFSVQNENDFLQRKLRVIEKNNNFIEKDLKLRLK, encoded by the coding sequence ATGATTATGCTGAAAAAATATTCTATACTACTATTTGCATTATTTACTACATTGGTTTTTAGTCAACACAACCAAGAGATACTTGTTGAATACGAATATACCTTTGTGGAAGATTCGTTGAATCGAAATAATGTGAAATCGGAAACGATGCAACTTTATATTTTACCTGAGCAAACTGTTTTCATAGGTAAAAATTTATACATTAGAGATTCTATTCATCATCACAGAACAAATAACAACTTTGTCTTGAAGAATGCTGTGAACGGTGTGATAAAGGTAGATGCGATAAATCAAGGAATACCCAAAACAGACCTTAGGTACAGAATTATTCATGCTAGAGGAAAAGATAACTATACGATACATACTACCTTGGGACCTACCAAATTTTCTTTCGACGACCAAATGGAGCTTTTGGAATGGAAATTATCCAATGAACGAGAGGTTTTTTTGGGATACAACATTCAAAAAGCAGAAGTACAAGCATTTGGTAGAAAATGGGAGGTTTGGTACACCGAAGACATTCCTTTGTCGTATGGACCTTACAAATTTCATGGTTTACCAGGCTTGATTGTCAAAGTACAAGACAGTGAACGCTTTTTTAGTTATGAGTTGAAAGGGTTGAAAAAGTTAAACTATCAACCTGAATTTCATGTGTCAGAAAAAACGTATCACATCAGCAAGAAAGATTACACGGACTTTGTTGCGAAATATGAAGCAAATCCTTTGGAGTCGTTAAACTTTATAAAGTTTTCTGTACAGAATGAAAATGATTTTCTTCAAAGAAAATTGCGTGTGATTGAAAAGAACAACAACTTTATAGAAAAGGATTTAAAATTAAGATTGAAATAA
- a CDS encoding TonB-dependent receptor, which translates to MKLNLFIVLLFIASQLFAQLSVSGSIKNEEGKPIAGANVIISPIDQDLTLAFAITDKDGKYTLWLEESIHELYEVKVRAFNYAFVSDLINESSEHFDFVLTEKPIELQEVKIKASPIRKRGDTIAYDVSNFKDIQDRSIADVIKKMPGIEIESSGRILYQGEPINKYYIEGLDLLGGRYALANENMSADAVDKVQILENHQPVKILDSLVYSSRAALNIKLKDKVTYSGKAEIGAGFSPTLYQVNLTPMMFTKNQQVLASIQSNNRGENLQRQINVLSLEDLLNDNEKYVNNSWLSIAGVQTPHFESKR; encoded by the coding sequence TTGAAACTAAACTTATTCATCGTCTTACTTTTCATTGCCTCGCAACTCTTTGCTCAGCTTTCTGTATCAGGAAGCATAAAAAACGAAGAGGGGAAACCCATTGCAGGCGCCAATGTAATCATATCGCCCATTGATCAAGATCTAACTCTTGCGTTTGCTATTACGGATAAAGATGGCAAATACACCTTGTGGTTGGAGGAGTCGATACATGAATTGTACGAGGTAAAAGTAAGGGCATTCAATTATGCATTTGTGTCGGATTTAATAAACGAATCGTCAGAACATTTTGACTTTGTTTTGACCGAAAAACCCATCGAACTCCAAGAAGTGAAAATCAAGGCATCGCCCATTCGAAAACGGGGCGACACCATTGCGTACGATGTTAGCAACTTCAAAGATATACAAGACCGCAGCATTGCCGATGTCATCAAAAAAATGCCTGGTATAGAAATCGAATCTTCAGGTCGAATCTTGTATCAAGGTGAGCCTATCAACAAATACTACATCGAAGGCTTGGATTTGTTGGGCGGACGATACGCACTGGCTAACGAAAATATGAGTGCCGATGCAGTAGATAAGGTTCAAATCTTAGAGAATCATCAACCGGTGAAGATTTTAGATAGTTTGGTGTACAGTTCTAGAGCGGCGCTGAACATTAAGCTGAAAGATAAAGTGACGTATTCGGGAAAGGCAGAAATTGGCGCAGGTTTTTCACCTACTTTGTATCAAGTCAATTTAACGCCGATGATGTTTACCAAAAATCAACAGGTTTTGGCATCCATTCAATCCAACAATAGAGGTGAAAATCTTCAACGTCAAATCAATGTATTGTCGTTGGAGGATTTGTTGAATGATAATGAAAAATACGTCAACAACAGTTGGTTGTCGATTGCAGGAGTGCAAACCCCACATTTCGAATCCAAGCGATGA
- a CDS encoding acyl-CoA reductase: MTLNQRISAFDELGQFFNFLTREEQPKNEQLLHKFLYWKEDANLACRDAEAHNNWFTQENIHFAMQNWADALTEKNLSDWITLYSLPDTPKNVGIIMAGNLPLVGFHDLLSVVLFGHRALVKPSSKDEKLLDLVIHYLQSIDEEFKNRIQKVERLENFDAVIATGSNNTARYFEHYFSQVPHIIRKNRTSVAVLDGSESKEDLMRLGEDFFRYFGLGCRNVTKIYTQKETQIQELIEAIFPWGENIVQQTKYANNYDYNRAIYLLSKDKFYDNNFVLIKEDEALHSPIAVLHYELYDDLEDVKTTLKNHEEEIQCVVSKLNLDNRVDFGQTQHPTLTDYADGIDTLAFLSKI; encoded by the coding sequence ATGACATTAAACCAAAGGATTTCGGCTTTTGATGAACTAGGTCAGTTTTTTAATTTCCTAACTCGAGAGGAACAACCTAAAAACGAACAACTGTTGCATAAATTTTTGTACTGGAAAGAGGATGCAAATTTAGCATGTAGAGATGCAGAAGCACACAACAATTGGTTTACACAAGAAAATATACACTTTGCCATGCAAAACTGGGCAGATGCATTAACTGAAAAGAATTTATCCGATTGGATTACTCTTTACTCTTTGCCCGATACACCTAAAAATGTCGGAATTATCATGGCTGGAAATTTACCTTTGGTCGGATTTCATGATCTTTTGTCTGTGGTACTTTTTGGTCATCGTGCTTTGGTGAAACCTTCTTCTAAAGACGAAAAACTGCTCGATTTGGTGATTCACTATTTACAATCGATTGATGAAGAATTTAAAAATCGAATCCAAAAAGTAGAGCGTTTAGAAAATTTCGATGCGGTGATTGCAACCGGAAGCAACAATACAGCGCGCTATTTCGAACATTATTTTTCTCAGGTTCCGCATATTATCCGAAAAAACAGAACGTCGGTTGCTGTACTTGATGGAAGTGAAAGCAAAGAAGATTTAATGCGTTTGGGGGAAGATTTCTTTAGATACTTTGGATTAGGTTGTCGGAATGTTACAAAAATTTATACCCAAAAAGAAACTCAAATTCAGGAATTGATAGAAGCTATTTTTCCTTGGGGCGAAAACATCGTACAACAAACTAAATATGCAAATAATTACGACTATAACCGTGCGATTTATTTATTGAGCAAAGATAAATTCTATGATAATAATTTTGTTTTGATCAAAGAAGATGAAGCTCTTCACAGTCCGATTGCGGTTTTGCATTATGAATTGTACGATGATTTAGAAGACGTGAAAACGACGCTAAAAAATCACGAAGAAGAAATCCAATGTGTGGTAAGTAAATTAAACTTGGATAATCGTGTTGATTTTGGACAAACCCAACATCCTACCTTGACTGATTATGCAGATGGTATAGATACTTTGGCATTTCTGAGTAAGATTTAA
- a CDS encoding 4Fe-4S dicluster domain-containing protein: MAIIITDECINCGACEPECPNNAIYEAAVDWKYSDGTSLTGTIVNVDGITFDADAVQEPISDEVYYIVPDKCTECKGFHEEPQCAAVCPVDCCIPDDAHVESEERLLQKQAFMHNE; encoded by the coding sequence ATGGCTATTATTATTACCGATGAATGTATCAATTGTGGAGCTTGTGAACCAGAATGTCCGAATAATGCAATTTATGAAGCTGCAGTCGATTGGAAGTACTCTGATGGCACAAGTCTTACAGGTACCATTGTTAATGTAGATGGAATTACGTTTGATGCTGATGCTGTTCAAGAGCCTATAAGCGACGAAGTATATTACATCGTACCCGATAAATGTACCGAGTGCAAAGGTTTCCACGAAGAGCCTCAATGCGCCGCTGTTTGTCCGGTTGATTGTTGTATCCCAGATGACGCACACGTTGAGAGTGAAGAGCGCTTATTACAAAAACAAGCTTTTATGCACAACGAATAA